The DNA region GCCCGAGCAATACAGTAAAATTAACGGTAAACCCACCTGCAAAGGCCGAAATAACATTCACTCAGGATACAGGCTGCGTTCCGTTCGTCATTACATCAAGCAACGTGAAAGCCACAGTATACGCCGATCGAAATGCCAGTTATACCTGGTTCGCCAATGATGTTCAGATTGGAACAGGCCCGACTTTCCCCGGTTATACCATTGCAAGCGAAAACCAAAATGTCGAAATTAAGCTGGTTGTAACCAGTAGCTTAGGCTGTAGCGGCGACGAAACCACACACACCTTTGCCACCCGTGCCGATGTTGTGGCCTCGTTTACCCAAAATACGCAACAAGGCTGTGGGCCGCTGGCGGTTACGTTTACCAATACTTCGAGTTCGTTAACGGCTGGCACCTTTAAATGGGATTTCGGTAATGGAACAACATCTAACTTAGCACAGCCACCAACGGTTACTTTTCAGGGAGACTTAACGGGAAAAGATGTTACTTATAACGTTACCCTCGAAGCAACTACGCCTTGCGGCACAACGGTGCAAACCTCTACAGTTGTGGTAAAGGCAAGTCCAGTTTCTGTTTTCTCACCAAGCAGAACCGCGGGATGCTCGCCATTTGCGGTTGATTTTAGCAATACCTCTCCCGAAACAGACGCCACCACTTATACCTACGATTTTGGCGATGGCTCGATGCCGTTGAGCGTTACAGACCGGCGATCGGTTAGTCACACGTATTCGGTTATTGCGGTGCAGGATTTTACGGTGACTATGACGGCACAAAATGCTTGCGGAAGCAGCACTTCATCGTACGTGATTACTGTGTCGCCCAACGATATTACGCCCGAACTTGTGGTAAACAGCAGTCAGTTAAGGGGATGCACGCCCTTTAAGGTCGATTTTTACAACAATACCAAAGGGGCGAAGGCCTTTATTTACGATTTTGGCGACGGCAACACGGCACGCACCAATTCAGCGCCAGAAACCGTGTCGCACACCTTTACCAAAGCCGGAAAGTACACCGTTACACTTTATGCATCGAACGATTGCTCAAATGCATTAACCACTGAAGAGATAGAAGTATTGGCGCAACCCATTGTAAGTTTCACGTCCGATAAAACAAGCGGCTGCGATGGTGTACTCGTTAAATTTAAAAACACAAGCACAAACGCCATTGCCTACGTTTGGGATTTTGGCGACGGCACCACCTCAAATGATTTCGAACCTACGCACGCCTTCACAGGTGTTGGCAATAATTATACCGTTACCTTAACCGCAACTAATGCGCTGGGTTGTACCAACGTGGCATCGCAATCGAACTATATTTCAGTAGTGAGCCCGCCTGTTGCCACTTTCACCGTTTCTCCGGGAAATGAAATTTCGATACCCGATTATACCTTTGGCTTTAGAGATACAAGTGTTGGTGCAGTAAGCTGGGAATGGACCTTTGGCGACGGCACGGTTTCTACATTAAAAACCCCAAACCATACTTATGCAGAAAACGGAACTTACACCGTAACATTAAAAGTGCTGAATAAAGAAGGTTGTTCCTCAACGTCAACCCAAATCGTTCGAATAATCGGCGTACCCGGAAGTTTAAGCGTTCCAAACTCATTTATGCCGGCAAGTGCAAAGAACGAACTGAGAACATTTAAGGCGAAAGGAAAGGGAATTAAAGAGTGGACAATGTCGGTATTTAACAAATGGGGGCAATTATTATGGGAAACCTCGCAACTTGATGATGGGGCGCCACTTGAAGGATGGGATGGAACGTACAAAGGACAAGATCAGCCACAAGGCGTTTATTACTGGAAAATAGACGTGAAATTTATTAATGGAAGTGAATGGAAAGGGATGACTTACGATTCATCGCCGCCAAAGAAAACGGGGGTAATTTATTTAATCAGATGATGATGAGGGGAACGAGGTTATTTTTGCTTCTATTGCTTTTGCCGCTGTTTTCAGCTGCGCAAGATCATATCTATTCGCAGTTTTACAATGCACCAATTTATTTAAATCCCGCATTAACCGGGCAGTTCGAAGGCGATTTTAGGTTAAATGCACTGTACCGGAATCAGTGGACGGGGCTGGCCAGCGATTTCTCGTACATGAGCGCTTCGGCCGATTTAAATCTCCATCAAATTAACAGCGGCCTCGGGTTAATATTTAACCGCAGCAGCGAAGGAACCGCATATCTGGTAAAAAACAATATCGCCGCAAGCTATTCCTACATTATAGATGGCGACGATTTCGCTCTGTCGTTCGGGTTACAGGCGGGCATAACCAACCAGAAGCTAAATTGGGACAAATTGGTTTTTGGCGATCAGATCGATAACGGCGGTTACTTACCGGGAGTGATATCGGGCGCCGAACGACCTGATGTTGACAGCCGCTTTTATCTTGATGCAAATGCGGGAACAAATCTGGTTTACGGTAAGTTTATGATCGGCCTCGCCGCTCACCATTTAAATCGGCCCGACGAGTCGTTATCGGGCTTTCAGGCTAAATTACCAGTACGCTTATCGGGTAATTTAAGCTACCAGATCACACTGATTCCCGATCAGTACGATCGCGATGGAAGTTATCTGATTCCATCCGTTGTAGCCTACAAACAGCAAAATGTGAGTTCTTTCAGCCTGGGCATGCAATATAAATATGCAGGGATAAATGCAGGAATCTGGTATCGAAATGATGGAAATTCTAATGGCAACGATGCAATTGTGTTCTCTGTAATCTTTGATATCTTTAATCGCAAAACGAACGGCGAGAAGTTCAGATTGGGAATTAGCCACGATGCGACAACTTCTAAAATAAACTATTCGAACACCGGCGGAACCTCTGAAATTGGCGTGGGTTACGAAAAATATTTTCAAAATAGCTCAAATGGTGGCAGGGCCAATGGCTTAAGATGTTATGATTTTTATTAAATTGCCTAATTAAATTAAGGCAAGAATGACAAATATTTTAGAGAACAGTTACTTTATTACCCAAAGCGAGGTAAATAAATTTCTTTTGGCTACGCTGCTTTGCGGCATCATTGGAGCGGAACGAGAATACAGAAGTAAATCTGCAGGTTTTAAAACCATGATTATGATTGGCCTCGGTGCAACACTCTTCACTATCCTATCCGTTAAAATTGGTGGCGAAAGTCCTGATCGTGTCGCGTCGAATATTGTTACCGGAATCGGGTTTCTGGGCGCTGGTGTTATTTTTAAAGAAGAAAACCGTGTGAACGGTTTAACCACCGCGTGCATCATCTGGATTGTTGCTGCTATTGGTATGGCGGTTGGCGCTGGTTATTACGAGCAGGCCATTGGCGTAACAAGT from Pedobacter endophyticus includes:
- a CDS encoding PorP/SprF family type IX secretion system membrane protein encodes the protein MMMRGTRLFLLLLLLPLFSAAQDHIYSQFYNAPIYLNPALTGQFEGDFRLNALYRNQWTGLASDFSYMSASADLNLHQINSGLGLIFNRSSEGTAYLVKNNIAASYSYIIDGDDFALSFGLQAGITNQKLNWDKLVFGDQIDNGGYLPGVISGAERPDVDSRFYLDANAGTNLVYGKFMIGLAAHHLNRPDESLSGFQAKLPVRLSGNLSYQITLIPDQYDRDGSYLIPSVVAYKQQNVSSFSLGMQYKYAGINAGIWYRNDGNSNGNDAIVFSVIFDIFNRKTNGEKFRLGISHDATTSKINYSNTGGTSEIGVGYEKYFQNSSNGGRANGLRCYDFY
- a CDS encoding MgtC/SapB family protein, with product MTNILENSYFITQSEVNKFLLATLLCGIIGAEREYRSKSAGFKTMIMIGLGATLFTILSVKIGGESPDRVASNIVTGIGFLGAGVIFKEENRVNGLTTACIIWIVAAIGMAVGAGYYEQAIGVTSVVLIALLAFPFIEEIGDRRFTKRVYRIVKKQDHYSDLDSYEEVFKQNKLKPQRGKHSLANNIITGSWAATGTPKNHQRFVEQMLKDSTIIEFDF